One segment of Clavelina lepadiformis chromosome 2, kaClaLepa1.1, whole genome shotgun sequence DNA contains the following:
- the LOC143445919 gene encoding uncharacterized protein LOC143445919 isoform X3, with the protein MEIVIKNQRKAIVSSIAEIMVAKDFFSVCVRIWDFYCVSEAENETAVNNSDVYFTMKRILWNYTDNSLPLAKAAYENKAMVERCVRELSFSWLDVNSLSENRKNFFIKATLGMLYNIVRLYSPNKLLVTQNNGVHKVLKYFCSSNAAIKAGATMLLAFCIQEDDNDKIVADNQVVDFMIEALSSTLDSSEHVSEAYGFTAKEIVICLDKLASNDKNKKSLVEAGVLPLLTKILQTSNTDESELSATVHFLWTLSFHPESRENIRSEEGLLEAMDALLEQSPPDSYIARSCNGINFVVNGTQAERALFGLGQDDGSIDAAPVHKGHIMISYQWDVQPTILHIRDKLKESGYNLWIDVDDMEGDILSAMANAVENSDLVIIAVTENYKNSNACRTEATYAYKLGKPILPLLLQHNYKPDGWLGALLGMKLYLDISQEGSLDKKYDKLLEMIDMKNSNIPNEKEVTASMTETSSLPSPESNKSRENSRLTKVEVSSWNVQQVAQWVRKTEIDGLPEALSKFDGIDLSQLKNLLERSPDTYYAVLRKDFELSWNQIFHLTDVLETLDKD; encoded by the exons ATGGAG ATTGTTATCAAAAACCAAAGAAAGGCCATAGTTTCATCTATTGCTGAAATAATGGTTGCCAAGGATTTCTTTTCTGTGTGTGTTCGCATATGGGACTTTTACTGCGTTTCAGAAGCTGAAAATGAGACAGCAGTAAACAATTCCGATGTTTACTTTACG ATGAAGCGAATTCTATGGAATTACACCGATAATTCTTTGCCATTGGCAAAAGCTGCCTACGAAAATAAAGCCATGGTGGAACGTTGCGTACGAGAACTTTCCTTTTCCTGGCTTGATGTTAACTCTTTGAGTGAAAAtcgcaaaaactttttcataaag GCAACTCTAGGAATGCTTTACAATATTGTTCGACTGTATTCGCCAAACAAGCTTTTGGTCACTCAAAACAACGGAGTTCACAAAGTGCTAAAGTACTTCTGCTCATCGAATGCTGCGATTAAAGCCGGAGCGACGATGCTTCTTGCGTTTTGCATCCAGGAAGATGATAATGACAAAATAGTTGCCG ATAACCAAGTTGTTGATTTCATGATTGAGGCACTTTCAAGCACGCTGGATTCATCAGAACACGTATCAGAAGCTTACGGCTTTACAGCCAAAGAAATCGTGATTTGTCTGGATAAGCTAGCATCaaacgataaaaataaa AAATCTTTGGTTGAAGCAGGAGTGTTACCTTTGCTCACAAAAATCTTACAGACTTCAAATACTGACGAAAGTGAGCTTAGTGCAACCGTTCATTTTTTGTGGACCCTTTCATTCCATCCTGAAAGCAGAGAGAATATACGATCG GAGGAAGGATTACTTGAGGCAATGGACGCTCTGCTCGAGCAATCCCCTCCTGATTCTTACATTGCTCGTTCTTGCAACGGAATCAACTTTGTAGTAAATGGAACTCAAGCAGAAAGAGCTTTATTTGGCCTGGGCCAAGATGATGGAAGTATCGATGCCGCCCCTGTTCACAAAGGACATATTATGATAAGCTACCAGTGGGATGTGCAACCAACAATCTTGCAT ATCCGGGATAAATTGAAGGAAAGTGGATATAACCTTTGGATTGATGTCGATGATATGGAAGGCGATATTTTATCGGCAATGGCAAATGCTGTAGAGAATTCTGACCTTGTGATCATAGCCGTTAcagaaaattacaaaaacagcAACGCTTGCAGAACAG AAGCTACATATGCTTACAAGTTGGGAAAACCAATTTTGCCGTTGCTTTTGCAACACAACTACAAGCCCGACGGATGGCTTGGAGCCTTGCTAGGAATGAAGTTGTATTTGGATATCAGCCAGGAAGGAAGTTTGGACAAGAAATACGACAAATTGCTAGAGATGATTGACATGAAGAACTCGAACATTCCCAACGAAAAGGAAGTTACAGCGTCAA TGACGGAAACATCGTCTCTTCCATCACCTGAATCAAACAAAAGCAGAGAAAACTCTCGTTTGACGAAAGTTGAAGTCAGTAGCTGGAATGTGCAGCAAGTAGCGCAATGGGTTCGAAAAACCGAAATAG ATGGTCTGCCTGAAGCTTTATCAAAATTTGATGGAATCGACCTCTCACAGCTCAAAAACCTACTGGAGCGTAGCCCAGATACTTACTACGCTGTTTTGAGAAAGGATTTTGAACTATCTTGGAATCAGATTTTCCACCTAACAGATGTTCTAGAAACGCTTGACAAAGACTGA
- the LOC143445920 gene encoding heparanase-like → MLAHLFVKCWMIVSTLACSKIYFRIDEHFTLATINPLSPSVTVPSAILFRQRWIDYINDPKLVTLIKALGPMYARVGGIQADFVRYVPDQNTNIEEKLKSTIAPTCNPPPRDQRRFDAHGKWVEREMTAGQTLNQDKERIVRNITFSSTDWVNLNEFCKCVGWKLIFALNLLQRKCLAWDPSNAEKLLKYTEKRRYKVDWELGNESNYYNAHPLWGITLTPEEVGSAFLRLRELLEESKWLKSSLVVGPDMNQLGNDVSARFLNRFLQTTGGAIDRITVHQYDFGAPNATLYDFLSPRNMNKIIAQITWVKRFVNRYVPNTPIWLGETSSAFGGGVKGFSDSFLDGFTWIDKLGTTARLGVDLVIRQSLFAERYSLIDKNFDPLPDFWLTLLYRRIVGHQVLNLHLQECNFTHCRILKNEDVRMYAHCAKRSLYMQGNVVVYFVNVRPNPVRIAIVSHHKTKHRNELYLFQPSIPGNLTSKEVLLNGKVLRLSSTLSIPPLLPIRLSHGALVDGLNIPGYSYGFLVLKTRFTACL, encoded by the exons ATGTTGGCTCACCTTTTTGTGAAATGCTGGATGATAGTTTCGACCTTGGCTTGTTCAAAG ATTTATTTTCGGATTGACGAACACTTTACCCTGGCCACGATTAACCCTTTATCTCCGTCGGTAACTGTTCCTTCTGCAATTTTATTCCGACAGCGTTGGATTGATTACATCAA TGATCCAAAACTGGTGACATTGATAAAAGCACTTGGACCGATGTACGCGAGGGTCGGTGGGATCCAGGCCGACTTTGTTCGCTATGTTCCAGatcaaaatacaaacatagaagaaaaattgaaaa GTACTATTGCCCCAACTTGCAATCCACCTCCAAGAGATCAGAGACGATTTGACGCTCATGGAAAGTGGGTAGAGCGCGAAATGACCGCAGGGCAAACACTGAATCAGGATAAAGAGCGAATCGTCAGAAATATCACCTTTTCAA GTACAGATTGGGTGAATCTTAATGAATTCTGCAAATGCGTTGGCTGGAAACTTATCTTTGCTCTTAATTTACTTCAAAGAAAATGCTTAGCTTGGGATCCTTCAAATGCTGAAAAACTACTAAAATACACTGAAAAACGTAGATATAAAGTGGATTGGGAATTGGGAAACG AGTCAAACTACTACAACGCTCATCCGCTCTGGGGAATAACTTTGACGCCCGAGGAAGTCGGAAGTGCTTTCTTACGCCTCAGAGAGCTGCTAGAAGAATCTAAATGGTTAAAATCATCGTTGGTTGTTGGACCGGATATGAACCAATTAGGTAACGATGTGTCCGCCAGGTTTTTAAACCG GTTCCTACAAACTACTGGTGGCGCCATAGATCGGATTACCGTTCATCA GTACGATTTTGGGGCTCCAAATGCCACGCTGTATGATTTCTTAAGCCCACGTAATATGAATAAGATCATTGCTCAG ATAACCTGGGTAAAAAGATTTGTGAATCGTTATGTACCAAATACTCCAATTTGGCTTGGTGAAACCTCATCGGCTTTCGGAGGCGGAGTAAAGGGCTTTTCCGATAGTTTTCTCGACGGATTTAC GTGGATTGATAAATTGGGTACAACTGCACGTTTGGGTGTAGACCTAGTTATTCGACAAAGTCTTTTTGCAGAACGATACTCTCTTATTGACAAAAACTTTGATCCATTACCT GATTTTTGGCTGACACTTCTTTACAGACGTATTGTCGGACATCAAGTATTAAATCTTCATCTACAAGAATGTAATTTTACCCACTGCCGTATTCTTAAAAATGAAGATGTAAGAATGTATGCACACTGTGCCAAGAG GTCCTTATACATGCAGGGAAACGTCGTTGTGTATTTTGTCAACGTGCGACCAAATCCAGTGCGAATAGCCATTGTAAGCcatcataaaacaaaacatcgaAACGAATTGTATCTCTTTCAACCAAGTATTCCTGGAAATCTTACGTCCAA AGAGGTTCTCCTAAATGGAAAGGTTCTTCGACTCTCCAGTACTTTGTCTATTCCTCCACTTTTACCAATCCGTCTGTCTCATGGAGCACTTGTCGATGGTCTCAATATTCCTGGTTATTCGTATGGTTTTCTCGTTTTAAAGACGCGCTTTACAGCTTGCCTATGA
- the LOC143447021 gene encoding heparanase-like, producing MLKCIALWFLSLAWNSSASKIRFFIDTSVPVHVVNPLSPSVAMGLGIFEYRWVDYFRDEKFLTLARGLGPSYLRVGGTKADFITFYQNDEDRVSSYIKQRSLVEGSEHQCQQQLRDEEVFQAHRKWADAQQLLFKEEKRKFGIRQVLKPLKMTAADWDKLNEFCQCVGWKLVFGLNLLKRDGEVWNSTNAEQLLQYTEYKYNVNWELGNEPDSYFHKTGISLSAEQVGDAFLRLKDILQKSGWWNSSMILGPDANRIGTRSAGQFLKNFLETAASTITGVTFHQYYLNGKTATPEEFLNKTVLNSIIPKLEQVRKIVQRTAHGRPLWLGETASAFGGGAPGMSNSFIDGFTWLDKLGMASKMGVDMVIRQSFIQSNYDLVDSNFDPLPDYWLTLIYKRLVGPQVLNVTLQKCLQKTGSCRSVTHGHFRMYAHCTKSTVYPGGSVVIYFINLKPKPVKVTMKPLRSKVAKPELFLLEPGVPGNLTSNEVRLNGKLLRLTSAGTFPPLQPTYLHPRALTKGFRIPGHSFGFLALNKFRANACFQE from the exons ATGCTGAAATGTATTGCGCTTTGGTTTTTGAGTCTTGCGTGGAACTCTTCTGCATCAAAG ATACGTTTCTTCATCGACACAAGTGTACCAGTGCATGTGGTTAACCCGCTATCACCTTCGGTTGCCATGGGACTGGGAATATTTGAATATCGCTGGGTTGATTATTTTAG AGACGAAAAATTTCTGACCCTAGCTAGAGGTCTGGGACCTTCCTATCTTCGCGTAGGCGGAACTAAAGCCGATTTTATAACTTTCTACCAGAATGATGAAGACAGGGTATCCTCTTATATAAAACAACGTTCTCTAGTCG AGGGATCAGAACATCAATGCCAACAACAGCTACGTGACGAAGAAGTTTTTCAAGCACACAGGAAATGGGCAGATGCACAACAGCTTCTctttaaagaagaaaaacgCAAATTTGGAATTCGGCAGGTTTTGAAACCGCTTAAAATGACAG CCGCAGACTGGGACAAGTTAAACGAATTTTGTCAATGTGTTGGATGGAAGCTTgtttttggtttaaatttaCTCAAACGAGATGGAGAAGTTTGGAATTCTACCAACGCTGAGCAATTGCTGCAGTATACAGAATACAAATATAACGTCAATTGGGAGCTAGGGAATG AACCAGATTCTTACTTTCACAAGACTGGAATATCCTTGTCAGCAGAGCAAGTGGGAGACGCATTTTTGCGTCTCAAAGATATACTCCAAAAGTCTGGTTGGTGGAACTCTTCTATGATCCTTGGTCCGGATGCTAACCGCATTGGAACAAGAAGTGCTGGACAATTTTTAAAGAA CTTTTTGGAAACAGCTGCAAGTACCATTACTGGCGTCACATTTCATCA GTACTACTTGAACGGGAAAACTGCTACTCCTGAagaatttttgaataaaacagTGTTGAACAGCATTATTCCTAAA CTTGAGCAAGTAAGGAAAATAGTGCAAAGAACCGCTCACGGTCGACCACTCTGGCTTGGTGAGACTGCATCTGCGTTTGGAGGAGGTGCTCCTGGAATGTCAAACTCTTTcatcgacggtttcac ATGGTTGGATAAACTCGGTATGGCGTCGAAAATGGGAGTGGACATGGTCATAAGACAAAGCTTCATTCAAAGCAATTACGATCTTGTCGATAGCAATTTTGACCCATTGCCC GATTATTGGTTAACTCTTATCTATAAACGACTGGTCGGACCACAGGTGTTAAATGTCACTTTACAGAAGTGCTTACAGAAGACCGGATCCTGTAGATCAGTTACACACGGTCACTTTAGGATGTATGCGCACTGTACAAAAAG CACGGTGTATCCGGGCGGGTCAGTcgtaatatattttattaacctAAAGCCAAAACCTGTCAAGGTTACAATGAAACCATTACGAAGTAAAGTTGCCAAACCTGAGCTATTTTTGCTTGAACCGGGCGTTCCAGGAAACTTAACCTCTAA TGAAGTCCGTTTAAATGGAAAGCTTCTTCGTCTAACCAGCGCTGGCACTTTTCCACCACTTCAGCCAACCTATCTTCATCCACGGGCACTTACCAAGGGATTTCGAATTCCTGGTCATTCATTTGGATTCCTAGCCCTGAACAAATTTCGTGCCAACGCCTGTTTCCAGGAATAG
- the LOC143445919 gene encoding uncharacterized protein LOC143445919 isoform X1 has product MSGFEDNASNSQGSTKPVTPTHCNSSTGNLVMSEKENRCVAEQKAEVESLDVMHLRGYGTLRKVKSKLIALGRLQQPWGEPGKAILQFLMEIVIKNQRKAIVSSIAEIMVAKDFFSVCVRIWDFYCVSEAENETAVNNSDVYFTMKRILWNYTDNSLPLAKAAYENKAMVERCVRELSFSWLDVNSLSENRKNFFIKATLGMLYNIVRLYSPNKLLVTQNNGVHKVLKYFCSSNAAIKAGATMLLAFCIQEDDNDKIVADNQVVDFMIEALSSTLDSSEHVSEAYGFTAKEIVICLDKLASNDKNKKSLVEAGVLPLLTKILQTSNTDESELSATVHFLWTLSFHPESRENIRSEEGLLEAMDALLEQSPPDSYIARSCNGINFVVNGTQAERALFGLGQDDGSIDAAPVHKGHIMISYQWDVQPTILHIRDKLKESGYNLWIDVDDMEGDILSAMANAVENSDLVIIAVTENYKNSNACRTEATYAYKLGKPILPLLLQHNYKPDGWLGALLGMKLYLDISQEGSLDKKYDKLLEMIDMKNSNIPNEKEVTASMTETSSLPSPESNKSRENSRLTKVEVSSWNVQQVAQWVRKTEIDGLPEALSKFDGIDLSQLKNLLERSPDTYYAVLRKDFELSWNQIFHLTDVLETLDKD; this is encoded by the exons AGTAAACTCATAGCTCTAGGTCGACTTCAGCAACCCTGGGGAGAACCAGGGAAGGCCATCTTGCAATTTCTGATGGAG ATTGTTATCAAAAACCAAAGAAAGGCCATAGTTTCATCTATTGCTGAAATAATGGTTGCCAAGGATTTCTTTTCTGTGTGTGTTCGCATATGGGACTTTTACTGCGTTTCAGAAGCTGAAAATGAGACAGCAGTAAACAATTCCGATGTTTACTTTACG ATGAAGCGAATTCTATGGAATTACACCGATAATTCTTTGCCATTGGCAAAAGCTGCCTACGAAAATAAAGCCATGGTGGAACGTTGCGTACGAGAACTTTCCTTTTCCTGGCTTGATGTTAACTCTTTGAGTGAAAAtcgcaaaaactttttcataaag GCAACTCTAGGAATGCTTTACAATATTGTTCGACTGTATTCGCCAAACAAGCTTTTGGTCACTCAAAACAACGGAGTTCACAAAGTGCTAAAGTACTTCTGCTCATCGAATGCTGCGATTAAAGCCGGAGCGACGATGCTTCTTGCGTTTTGCATCCAGGAAGATGATAATGACAAAATAGTTGCCG ATAACCAAGTTGTTGATTTCATGATTGAGGCACTTTCAAGCACGCTGGATTCATCAGAACACGTATCAGAAGCTTACGGCTTTACAGCCAAAGAAATCGTGATTTGTCTGGATAAGCTAGCATCaaacgataaaaataaa AAATCTTTGGTTGAAGCAGGAGTGTTACCTTTGCTCACAAAAATCTTACAGACTTCAAATACTGACGAAAGTGAGCTTAGTGCAACCGTTCATTTTTTGTGGACCCTTTCATTCCATCCTGAAAGCAGAGAGAATATACGATCG GAGGAAGGATTACTTGAGGCAATGGACGCTCTGCTCGAGCAATCCCCTCCTGATTCTTACATTGCTCGTTCTTGCAACGGAATCAACTTTGTAGTAAATGGAACTCAAGCAGAAAGAGCTTTATTTGGCCTGGGCCAAGATGATGGAAGTATCGATGCCGCCCCTGTTCACAAAGGACATATTATGATAAGCTACCAGTGGGATGTGCAACCAACAATCTTGCAT ATCCGGGATAAATTGAAGGAAAGTGGATATAACCTTTGGATTGATGTCGATGATATGGAAGGCGATATTTTATCGGCAATGGCAAATGCTGTAGAGAATTCTGACCTTGTGATCATAGCCGTTAcagaaaattacaaaaacagcAACGCTTGCAGAACAG AAGCTACATATGCTTACAAGTTGGGAAAACCAATTTTGCCGTTGCTTTTGCAACACAACTACAAGCCCGACGGATGGCTTGGAGCCTTGCTAGGAATGAAGTTGTATTTGGATATCAGCCAGGAAGGAAGTTTGGACAAGAAATACGACAAATTGCTAGAGATGATTGACATGAAGAACTCGAACATTCCCAACGAAAAGGAAGTTACAGCGTCAA TGACGGAAACATCGTCTCTTCCATCACCTGAATCAAACAAAAGCAGAGAAAACTCTCGTTTGACGAAAGTTGAAGTCAGTAGCTGGAATGTGCAGCAAGTAGCGCAATGGGTTCGAAAAACCGAAATAG ATGGTCTGCCTGAAGCTTTATCAAAATTTGATGGAATCGACCTCTCACAGCTCAAAAACCTACTGGAGCGTAGCCCAGATACTTACTACGCTGTTTTGAGAAAGGATTTTGAACTATCTTGGAATCAGATTTTCCACCTAACAGATGTTCTAGAAACGCTTGACAAAGACTGA
- the LOC143445919 gene encoding uncharacterized protein LOC143445919 isoform X2 — protein MSGFEDNASNSQGSTKPGNLVMSEKENRCVAEQKAEVESLDVMHLRGYGTLRKVKSKLIALGRLQQPWGEPGKAILQFLMEIVIKNQRKAIVSSIAEIMVAKDFFSVCVRIWDFYCVSEAENETAVNNSDVYFTMKRILWNYTDNSLPLAKAAYENKAMVERCVRELSFSWLDVNSLSENRKNFFIKATLGMLYNIVRLYSPNKLLVTQNNGVHKVLKYFCSSNAAIKAGATMLLAFCIQEDDNDKIVADNQVVDFMIEALSSTLDSSEHVSEAYGFTAKEIVICLDKLASNDKNKKSLVEAGVLPLLTKILQTSNTDESELSATVHFLWTLSFHPESRENIRSEEGLLEAMDALLEQSPPDSYIARSCNGINFVVNGTQAERALFGLGQDDGSIDAAPVHKGHIMISYQWDVQPTILHIRDKLKESGYNLWIDVDDMEGDILSAMANAVENSDLVIIAVTENYKNSNACRTEATYAYKLGKPILPLLLQHNYKPDGWLGALLGMKLYLDISQEGSLDKKYDKLLEMIDMKNSNIPNEKEVTASMTETSSLPSPESNKSRENSRLTKVEVSSWNVQQVAQWVRKTEIDGLPEALSKFDGIDLSQLKNLLERSPDTYYAVLRKDFELSWNQIFHLTDVLETLDKD, from the exons AGTAAACTCATAGCTCTAGGTCGACTTCAGCAACCCTGGGGAGAACCAGGGAAGGCCATCTTGCAATTTCTGATGGAG ATTGTTATCAAAAACCAAAGAAAGGCCATAGTTTCATCTATTGCTGAAATAATGGTTGCCAAGGATTTCTTTTCTGTGTGTGTTCGCATATGGGACTTTTACTGCGTTTCAGAAGCTGAAAATGAGACAGCAGTAAACAATTCCGATGTTTACTTTACG ATGAAGCGAATTCTATGGAATTACACCGATAATTCTTTGCCATTGGCAAAAGCTGCCTACGAAAATAAAGCCATGGTGGAACGTTGCGTACGAGAACTTTCCTTTTCCTGGCTTGATGTTAACTCTTTGAGTGAAAAtcgcaaaaactttttcataaag GCAACTCTAGGAATGCTTTACAATATTGTTCGACTGTATTCGCCAAACAAGCTTTTGGTCACTCAAAACAACGGAGTTCACAAAGTGCTAAAGTACTTCTGCTCATCGAATGCTGCGATTAAAGCCGGAGCGACGATGCTTCTTGCGTTTTGCATCCAGGAAGATGATAATGACAAAATAGTTGCCG ATAACCAAGTTGTTGATTTCATGATTGAGGCACTTTCAAGCACGCTGGATTCATCAGAACACGTATCAGAAGCTTACGGCTTTACAGCCAAAGAAATCGTGATTTGTCTGGATAAGCTAGCATCaaacgataaaaataaa AAATCTTTGGTTGAAGCAGGAGTGTTACCTTTGCTCACAAAAATCTTACAGACTTCAAATACTGACGAAAGTGAGCTTAGTGCAACCGTTCATTTTTTGTGGACCCTTTCATTCCATCCTGAAAGCAGAGAGAATATACGATCG GAGGAAGGATTACTTGAGGCAATGGACGCTCTGCTCGAGCAATCCCCTCCTGATTCTTACATTGCTCGTTCTTGCAACGGAATCAACTTTGTAGTAAATGGAACTCAAGCAGAAAGAGCTTTATTTGGCCTGGGCCAAGATGATGGAAGTATCGATGCCGCCCCTGTTCACAAAGGACATATTATGATAAGCTACCAGTGGGATGTGCAACCAACAATCTTGCAT ATCCGGGATAAATTGAAGGAAAGTGGATATAACCTTTGGATTGATGTCGATGATATGGAAGGCGATATTTTATCGGCAATGGCAAATGCTGTAGAGAATTCTGACCTTGTGATCATAGCCGTTAcagaaaattacaaaaacagcAACGCTTGCAGAACAG AAGCTACATATGCTTACAAGTTGGGAAAACCAATTTTGCCGTTGCTTTTGCAACACAACTACAAGCCCGACGGATGGCTTGGAGCCTTGCTAGGAATGAAGTTGTATTTGGATATCAGCCAGGAAGGAAGTTTGGACAAGAAATACGACAAATTGCTAGAGATGATTGACATGAAGAACTCGAACATTCCCAACGAAAAGGAAGTTACAGCGTCAA TGACGGAAACATCGTCTCTTCCATCACCTGAATCAAACAAAAGCAGAGAAAACTCTCGTTTGACGAAAGTTGAAGTCAGTAGCTGGAATGTGCAGCAAGTAGCGCAATGGGTTCGAAAAACCGAAATAG ATGGTCTGCCTGAAGCTTTATCAAAATTTGATGGAATCGACCTCTCACAGCTCAAAAACCTACTGGAGCGTAGCCCAGATACTTACTACGCTGTTTTGAGAAAGGATTTTGAACTATCTTGGAATCAGATTTTCCACCTAACAGATGTTCTAGAAACGCTTGACAAAGACTGA